The genomic stretch TGATGATCGGCGTCCCGCCGCTGCGCGTTGACGAACACGTTCGTGTCAAGCATCCTCATGGCCGGCCCTCAGCACATGCTCGACGTCGTCCTGGTAGAGGAGCTCCTTGATGTCGGCCCAGATCAGCTTGGGACCGTGGGGGTCCCCGGAGAGCGGGAGCTTGATCGGGGGCCGTTCCGCGACATCGGCGGAGCGGTGAATGAGTTGCCGCAAGGCGTCCTCCATCACTGAGTTGAGACTGCGTCCTTTTCGCGCCGCGTACG from Nonomuraea polychroma encodes the following:
- a CDS encoding DUF6364 family protein, with translation MRRTTVRIDEQLLNEAKAYAARKGRSLNSVMEDALRQLIHRSADVAERPPIKLPLSGDPHGPKLIWADIKELLYQDDVEHVLRAGHEDA